One Mycolicibacterium goodii genomic region harbors:
- a CDS encoding sensor histidine kinase — translation MATLLRDMASLDAGLEPEFTLQGILDAIMRVSGACYGAAGLCAPDGTPATFAHAGAVTQTAPDSPDTELLGLLRNRTGPLRIDDRGESPAETGLPELHPPMRAVLGVSLVSHGEVLGSLYVADSRPGFAFTDAHVAVVQVLASVAADVVHSVRYLEKVRTVARWVSASREITMALLGMSGAEDAPLRLIAGRAAELTAASQAAILVPTEADRALEEVDSLTVAVAAGQRADQVEGQQVPVSGSTSGRVFRTGESAMTDGFRYPIASFTDQGRRPAIVVPLRSTANNLGVIAVARDADASPFDADEMAIMEDFAHHAAVALTLCRANEQARQLTVLSDRERIARDLHDHVIQRLFLAGMDLQGTIARTKSDLITERLSRTVDDLQSIIDEIRTAIFDLQSPAASAMNFRQRIQAAVAAVTDNSPLATTVRISGPIVAVDPALADDAEAVIVEAISNAVRHSGATSVTISIEVSDRLDIDVVDNGRGIPANTTRCGGLRNLKARAQHVGGSCQITSSGGSGTHVRWSAPLSGA, via the coding sequence ATGGCCACGTTGTTGCGGGACATGGCCTCGCTCGATGCCGGCTTGGAACCAGAGTTCACCCTGCAGGGCATTCTCGACGCGATCATGCGGGTATCGGGTGCCTGTTACGGCGCCGCGGGCCTCTGCGCCCCGGACGGAACACCGGCGACATTCGCGCATGCAGGGGCAGTCACGCAAACGGCCCCCGATTCGCCCGACACGGAACTGTTGGGGCTTCTGCGCAACCGGACAGGGCCGCTCCGAATCGATGATCGCGGAGAATCTCCGGCTGAGACGGGACTACCAGAACTACACCCGCCGATGCGCGCCGTGCTCGGCGTGTCGCTCGTCTCCCACGGCGAAGTGCTCGGCAGCCTCTACGTGGCCGACTCCCGGCCCGGCTTCGCGTTCACCGACGCTCATGTGGCAGTTGTCCAGGTGCTGGCGTCGGTGGCGGCGGACGTCGTTCACAGCGTGCGGTATCTGGAGAAAGTCCGCACCGTGGCGCGGTGGGTCTCCGCGAGCCGTGAGATCACCATGGCCCTGCTCGGGATGAGCGGCGCAGAGGATGCCCCCCTGCGCTTGATCGCCGGCCGGGCTGCGGAGCTCACCGCTGCGAGCCAGGCTGCCATACTCGTCCCGACCGAGGCTGACCGGGCTCTGGAAGAGGTTGACAGCCTCACTGTTGCCGTTGCCGCCGGACAACGTGCCGATCAGGTCGAAGGCCAACAGGTGCCGGTATCCGGCTCCACCAGCGGACGGGTGTTCCGCACGGGCGAGTCCGCGATGACGGACGGATTTCGATACCCCATCGCTTCGTTCACCGACCAAGGGCGACGCCCCGCGATCGTCGTCCCGCTTCGTTCAACGGCAAACAACCTGGGTGTCATTGCCGTTGCCCGCGATGCCGACGCCTCACCGTTCGACGCGGACGAGATGGCGATCATGGAGGATTTCGCGCACCACGCCGCGGTGGCCCTCACGCTCTGCCGGGCGAACGAGCAGGCACGGCAACTCACCGTGTTGAGCGATCGGGAACGCATCGCCAGGGATCTGCACGACCATGTGATCCAGCGGTTGTTCCTGGCCGGTATGGACCTGCAAGGAACCATCGCCCGCACCAAGTCCGATCTGATCACAGAGCGGTTGTCGCGCACTGTCGACGACCTGCAGTCCATCATCGACGAGATCCGGACGGCGATCTTCGACCTGCAATCGCCCGCGGCCTCCGCCATGAATTTCCGGCAACGAATTCAGGCGGCGGTCGCCGCGGTGACCGACAACAGCCCTCTCGCGACGACCGTTCGCATCAGCGGACCCATCGTCGCGGTCGATCCCGCTCTGGCAGACGATGCCGAGGCGGTGATCGTCGAAGCCATCAGCAACGCGGTGCGCCATTCCGGGGCGACCAGCGTGACGATATCCATCGAGGTGTCGGATCGGCTCGATATCGACGTGGTCGACAACGGCCGAGGCATTCCGGCAAACACCACGCGGTGCGGCGGGTTGCGTAACCTCAAAGCGCGGGCGCAACATGTCGGCGGTAGTTGTCAGATCACCAGTTCGGGTGGCTCGGGGACCCATGTGCGGTGGAGTGCGCCTCTGAGCGGGGCGTGA
- a CDS encoding universal stress protein, whose amino-acid sequence MVVAVDGSAESDAAVRWAAREASLRKMPVTLMHVVEPIVVNWPIPPVQGSITEWQETNARNVIEHARDMIAVADADPDGIRHEIRYAGIVAELVDVSKSATMMVVGSRGLGALGGALLGSVSSGIVHHAHCPVAVIHGNQVRPPDPRSPVLIGIDGSPSSEDATAFAFDEASRRRVDLIALHAWSDVGVFSALGMDWHEYEDQGRELLGERLAGWRERYPDVRVTRQIVCDQPARWLIDGSRHAQLVVVGSHGRGGFAGMRLGSVGSKVARAAYAPVVVVR is encoded by the coding sequence ATGGTCGTCGCGGTCGACGGTTCAGCAGAGTCCGACGCTGCGGTGCGGTGGGCAGCACGCGAAGCATCGCTGCGCAAGATGCCGGTGACCCTGATGCACGTCGTCGAGCCGATCGTCGTCAACTGGCCGATCCCACCGGTGCAGGGCAGCATCACCGAATGGCAGGAGACCAACGCCCGCAACGTGATCGAGCATGCCCGTGACATGATCGCCGTCGCCGACGCTGATCCCGACGGCATTCGGCACGAAATACGTTATGCCGGAATCGTTGCGGAACTCGTCGATGTGTCCAAGAGTGCCACGATGATGGTGGTGGGGAGCCGCGGCCTGGGCGCCCTCGGCGGCGCGCTGCTGGGTTCGGTCAGCAGCGGCATCGTCCACCATGCGCACTGTCCCGTCGCGGTGATCCACGGCAACCAGGTGCGTCCACCGGACCCCCGTTCCCCTGTGCTGATCGGGATCGACGGATCACCGTCATCCGAGGACGCCACGGCATTCGCGTTCGACGAGGCCTCCCGTCGGCGCGTCGATCTCATCGCACTGCACGCCTGGAGCGACGTCGGGGTGTTCTCGGCGTTGGGCATGGACTGGCACGAGTACGAGGACCAGGGACGCGAACTGCTCGGTGAGCGTCTCGCCGGATGGCGCGAGCGATATCCCGACGTGAGAGTGACTCGGCAGATCGTCTGCGATCAACCGGCACGGTGGCTCATCGACGGATCACGCCACGCACAACTCGTCGTCGTGGGCAGCCATGGGCGCGGAGGATTCGCCGGCATGCGGTTGGGGTCGGTCGGTTCGAAGGTCGCCCGCGCCGCCTATGCCCCGGTGGTCGTGGTGCGTTGA
- the acsA gene encoding acetate--CoA ligase has protein sequence MTVIHKTQADWRVRPNFTDYDRTRANFDWSVTPNLCAGMGRGHCNIGYAAVDRHAGGDRSHVTALRFVGKASWDGVVATRDLSYAELGRLTRKFTNVLRSLGVNFGDRVFTLMGRSPELYITILGALRNGSVVSPLFAAFGPEPVLTRMNIAEPVVLVTTKEIFKRRIAPIRESLRSLRFVFVVDGDRRRDNPPGTLNFWEWMDAAGEDAPVHPTKPEDEALLHFTSGTTGTPKAAMHVHGAVAMHYITGLYALDLHSDDIFWCTADPGWVTGTSYGIIAPLLHGVTSIVDEGEFDADRWYRILAALNVSVWYTAPTAIRMLIKAGPELAHAHRFPRLRFIASVGEPLNAEAVLWGSRVLGLPIHDNWWQTETGGIMIANTPAFDIKAGSMGRPLPGVEASVVTRDDAGELTIVDTPDAQGELALKPGWPSMFRGYLNEGDRYRKCFRDNLYLTGDLVRRDADGYFWFIARADDVIKSSGHLIGPFEVENVLTDHPAVAEAGVIGKPDPMVGEVVKAFVTLKDGFTADDDLRLDILGHARKRLGAAVAPKELEFVGSLPHTRSGKIMRRLLKARELGLPEGDLSTVEPGYHQQTEGVSS, from the coding sequence GTGACTGTGATCCACAAAACGCAGGCGGACTGGCGGGTACGGCCGAACTTCACCGATTACGACCGCACCCGCGCAAACTTCGATTGGTCGGTGACCCCCAACCTGTGCGCAGGCATGGGGCGGGGACACTGCAACATCGGGTACGCCGCGGTGGACCGCCACGCCGGCGGTGACCGGTCACATGTCACCGCGCTGCGGTTCGTCGGAAAAGCGAGCTGGGACGGCGTGGTTGCGACCCGCGATCTCAGCTACGCCGAACTGGGTCGTCTCACCAGGAAATTCACCAATGTCCTGCGGTCGTTGGGGGTGAACTTCGGTGACCGGGTGTTCACCTTGATGGGACGCTCTCCGGAGCTCTACATCACGATCCTGGGCGCCCTACGCAACGGAAGCGTGGTGTCGCCGTTGTTCGCCGCCTTCGGCCCCGAACCGGTGCTGACGCGGATGAACATCGCCGAACCGGTCGTGCTGGTCACGACGAAGGAGATCTTCAAGCGGCGAATCGCCCCGATCCGGGAGAGTCTGCGATCACTTCGATTCGTCTTCGTGGTCGATGGTGACCGCCGTCGCGACAATCCGCCCGGAACGCTGAACTTCTGGGAGTGGATGGACGCCGCAGGCGAGGATGCGCCGGTGCATCCGACGAAGCCCGAGGATGAGGCGCTTCTGCACTTCACCAGCGGGACCACGGGCACGCCGAAAGCGGCGATGCATGTTCACGGCGCCGTCGCGATGCACTACATCACCGGGTTGTACGCCCTGGACCTGCACTCGGACGACATCTTCTGGTGCACAGCCGATCCCGGCTGGGTGACGGGTACGTCCTACGGCATCATCGCTCCGCTGCTGCACGGCGTCACCTCGATCGTCGACGAGGGCGAGTTCGACGCCGATCGCTGGTACCGCATCCTTGCGGCCCTGAACGTCAGTGTGTGGTACACCGCGCCGACGGCCATCCGGATGCTGATCAAAGCCGGTCCGGAACTCGCCCACGCCCACAGGTTCCCACGGCTGCGGTTCATCGCCAGTGTCGGCGAACCGTTGAATGCCGAAGCCGTGCTGTGGGGTTCGCGAGTTCTCGGCCTTCCCATCCACGACAACTGGTGGCAGACCGAGACCGGCGGCATCATGATCGCGAACACCCCGGCGTTCGACATCAAGGCGGGCTCGATGGGACGGCCCCTGCCCGGCGTGGAGGCCTCTGTCGTCACACGCGACGACGCAGGCGAGTTGACGATCGTCGACACGCCCGACGCGCAAGGCGAGCTGGCGCTCAAGCCGGGGTGGCCGTCGATGTTCCGCGGTTACCTGAACGAAGGCGACCGTTACCGAAAATGCTTCCGGGACAATCTCTATCTCACCGGTGATCTGGTGCGACGAGATGCTGACGGCTATTTCTGGTTCATCGCCCGGGCCGACGATGTCATCAAGTCCTCGGGTCATCTGATCGGACCGTTCGAAGTCGAGAACGTGCTGACCGATCATCCTGCGGTCGCGGAAGCCGGCGTGATCGGGAAGCCCGACCCGATGGTCGGCGAAGTCGTCAAGGCGTTCGTGACGCTCAAAGACGGCTTCACGGCCGACGACGATCTCAGGCTGGACATCCTGGGCCATGCCAGAAAACGACTCGGCGCCGCGGTGGCGCCGAAAGAACTCGAATTCGTCGGCTCACTGCCACACACGCGCAGCGGCAAGATCATGCGCCGTCTGCTCAAAGCGCGCGAACTCGGCCTGCCCGAAGGTGATCTGTCGACCGTTGAACCGGGCTACCACCAGCAGACCGAAGGTGTCTCGTCGTGA
- a CDS encoding nitroreductase has product MPIDSKAPLRDAVRDFNKHVLNPLLLHVAGRKHFYASVIRHTGRITGKQYATPVVANGIADGYLIPLPYGTGVDWLRNVLAAKRASVTSGGETHDVTDPQVLDARDVIGQLPVQRQRVYARLGIDKFLKVSAAQQS; this is encoded by the coding sequence ATGCCCATCGACTCGAAGGCGCCGCTGCGTGATGCTGTACGCGATTTCAACAAACATGTGCTGAACCCGCTCTTGCTGCACGTCGCCGGGCGGAAGCACTTCTATGCATCTGTGATCCGCCATACCGGGCGCATCACGGGGAAGCAGTACGCGACGCCCGTCGTGGCGAACGGCATCGCAGACGGCTACCTCATCCCGCTGCCCTATGGCACGGGTGTCGATTGGCTGCGCAATGTCCTCGCGGCGAAACGCGCCTCGGTCACCAGCGGTGGTGAGACACACGACGTCACCGATCCGCAGGTACTCGACGCGCGTGACGTGATCGGACAGCTTCCGGTACAGCGACAGCGTGTGTACGCCCGGCTGGGGATCGACAAGTTTCTCAAAGTCTCGGCGGCGCAACAGTCGTGA
- a CDS encoding universal stress protein: protein MLEPETSAPIVVGIDGSEAAVKAAQWAAVEAESRHVPLRLVYATKSSHPSADDYYDDVRRGQNALSAAQIKVNRRYSEVKVETALVDGPPRRALIDESGRAAMLCIGSVGIGRYAESILGSTALEVAEGASCPVAVIRTQEDDSPVRWIVFAVKNPAEDHVVESAMAEAQLRQAPVLALGDHRDGHAFLNQVKTIQLRHPDLHIYPITDRSDVARFLRRHDEPVQLAVIGESEIADLPRILGPHGRHVFHLFEGTTSSVLVTR, encoded by the coding sequence ATGTTGGAACCAGAGACTTCCGCACCGATCGTGGTCGGTATCGACGGATCCGAGGCGGCCGTGAAGGCTGCCCAATGGGCGGCTGTCGAAGCCGAGTCCCGGCACGTTCCATTGCGTTTGGTGTATGCCACCAAGTCTTCACATCCTTCGGCGGACGATTATTACGACGATGTCCGCCGCGGACAGAACGCCCTGTCGGCCGCCCAGATCAAGGTGAACCGGCGCTACAGCGAGGTCAAGGTCGAAACCGCGCTGGTGGACGGACCGCCGAGGCGCGCGCTGATCGACGAGTCCGGCCGTGCAGCGATGTTGTGCATCGGATCTGTGGGCATCGGCCGCTACGCCGAGTCGATTCTCGGGTCAACCGCCTTGGAGGTTGCCGAAGGCGCCTCGTGCCCGGTGGCCGTCATCCGCACGCAGGAGGACGATTCACCCGTGCGCTGGATCGTCTTCGCCGTGAAGAACCCAGCCGAGGATCACGTCGTCGAATCAGCGATGGCCGAGGCGCAATTGCGACAGGCACCGGTTCTGGCACTCGGGGATCACCGCGACGGCCACGCATTTCTCAACCAGGTCAAGACAATACAACTCCGACATCCCGATTTACACATCTACCCGATCACCGACAGGAGCGATGTCGCCCGCTTTCTGAGGCGGCACGACGAGCCGGTCCAGCTCGCGGTGATAGGTGAATCGGAGATCGCCGACCTGCCACGCATCCTCGGGCCGCACGGTCGTCACGTGTTCCACCTGTTCGAGGGGACCACATCGTCGGTGCTGGTGACGCGGTAG